The genomic segment ACGATCTCGCCCTGGCGCGGCACCTGCTGATGCACCCGCCACAGATAATCGTGGGCGCGTTCGATGGTGCTCGGCGCCTTGAAATCGGCGATCTGGATACCCTGTGGATTGACCAGGTTAAACACCCCTTTTACCGTGCCGTCCTTGCCGCTGGTATCGATACCCTGTAATACCACCAGCACCTTGTGCTGCTGGCCGGCATACAGCATTTCCTGCAGCGCCGCGATTTCCGCTGCCATGCCCACGACCAGCTCCTTATCCTTGAGCTTATCGCCGCTGGAAAGCGGCTTTTCGGCAGCGTCGGCATCCTTGATGCTAGTCTGTTTGGTGGCGCGGAACTGCTTGCATGCTTTCATTCGGTTCTCCGGTCAGTCAATTCTCGTTGCGTCGCTGCGGGTCAGCTACAAAATACCGTGCAGGTTGCCCAGCGCATGTTCGATCTTGATGCAGCTATCCATCTCCACCTGCATTCCAAAGGCGCGCGCCTTGGCGGCGGCCGCTTCATTGACAATGCCAAGCTGCATCCAGATGCAGCGTGCATCAATCATGATCGCCTCGCCGACGATGGGTGGAATGTCTTCTGCCTTGCGAAAACAATCGACGATGTCGATCTTTTGATTTTCCCCTGCCAGCGCTTTTGCCGCGTCATAAAGATTGGCGTAGCAAGGCTCTCCAAGAATGTAAGTGCCCACATGCGTCGGATTGACCGGAATGATCCGGTATCCTCGCTCCTGCATGTAGCGAGCCACGCCGTAGCTGGGACGATCCGGTTTTGGCGACAGGCCGACTATGGCGATGACCGGATTGACAGGGTTATATTCTGGCTTGGATAGCGTGGTCATGGGTTCGGCGATCTGCTGGTCAGCGTATGGGAAATCTCGATAAATTCGAGAATCTGAAGATGATCTTAATGCGAAGCTTACTGTGAATATTACTGTGATTTTGCAATTTCCGGCGCCGCTCTTGTAGTCGTATGGGCAACGGCTTTAGGCCACCCTCCCCCATTACCGGAAAGCGGCTGCATGTCTACTTGGCGAAATAGCTGGCGTAAATCTTGTCGTAGCTGCCGTTGGCGTGCACTGCTTTGAGTCCGCTATTGATCTTGGCCATCAGAGCGGTATCGACTGG from the Collimonas arenae genome contains:
- a CDS encoding CoA-binding protein, giving the protein MTTLSKPEYNPVNPVIAIVGLSPKPDRPSYGVARYMQERGYRIIPVNPTHVGTYILGEPCYANLYDAAKALAGENQKIDIVDCFRKAEDIPPIVGEAIMIDARCIWMQLGIVNEAAAAKARAFGMQVEMDSCIKIEHALGNLHGIL